In Gordonia phthalatica, one genomic interval encodes:
- a CDS encoding MFS transporter, with translation MTPSSNDTSTTIRKWAVAATAFAFFATMVGTTLPTALYSIYAVDLSFSSLTVTVLFAVYAFGVVAALLMFGRLSDQIGRRPVLLIALACAALSSILFILPPSLCLLVVARVVSGVSAGFMSGAGTAAVIDLFPLARRASGGMLAVAANAGGLATGNLLGGVLASVSSAALVTPYVMHLGLSVIAVIGLCALTPRPERHGPVNLGMQPLRVPGEIRGAFVRAVLAGGAGFAVCGVLTSVTALFLADDLRIDAHWVPGLIVFLVFATMALGQLAAGRIAAERALLIGCAGLVGATLLVLASLGWTLLWPLVVASIVLGLACGFCVNAGLSLTVEEVPHHTRGEVSSAYFASLYVLLALPAIGVGLLATVVTLRQAGMIFAMVVAVLAAIIGGVQARRLG, from the coding sequence CGACGACGATCCGGAAGTGGGCCGTCGCGGCGACGGCGTTCGCGTTCTTCGCGACGATGGTCGGCACCACGCTGCCGACCGCGCTGTACTCGATCTACGCCGTCGATCTGTCGTTCTCCTCGCTGACGGTGACCGTGCTGTTCGCGGTCTACGCGTTCGGCGTGGTGGCGGCACTCTTGATGTTCGGCCGACTGTCCGACCAGATCGGCCGACGCCCGGTGTTGCTGATCGCGCTCGCCTGCGCCGCACTCAGCTCCATCCTGTTCATACTGCCGCCGTCGCTGTGTCTGCTGGTGGTGGCGCGGGTGGTCTCCGGAGTGAGCGCCGGCTTCATGAGCGGTGCAGGCACCGCAGCGGTGATCGATCTGTTTCCGCTCGCGCGTCGTGCGTCCGGCGGGATGCTGGCCGTGGCAGCGAACGCCGGTGGCCTCGCGACGGGGAATCTCCTCGGCGGTGTCCTCGCGTCAGTGAGTTCCGCTGCCCTCGTCACCCCGTACGTGATGCACCTCGGGTTGAGCGTGATCGCAGTGATCGGACTGTGCGCACTGACGCCGCGACCGGAACGGCACGGACCGGTGAATCTGGGCATGCAGCCTCTGCGGGTGCCCGGCGAGATCCGCGGGGCGTTCGTCCGCGCGGTGCTCGCGGGCGGTGCCGGATTCGCCGTGTGCGGCGTTCTGACGTCCGTCACGGCGCTCTTCCTGGCCGACGATCTGCGCATCGACGCGCACTGGGTACCGGGACTGATCGTGTTCCTGGTCTTCGCGACGATGGCGCTCGGGCAACTGGCCGCTGGGAGGATCGCCGCCGAACGCGCACTCCTGATCGGCTGCGCGGGCCTCGTCGGTGCGACGCTGCTCGTGCTCGCGTCGCTCGGCTGGACGTTGCTGTGGCCGTTGGTCGTCGCGTCGATCGTGCTCGGCCTCGCGTGCGGGTTCTGTGTGAACGCGGGGCTCTCGCTGACCGTGGAGGAGGTCCCACATCACACGCGCGGCGAAGTGTCGTCGGCGTACTTCGCGAGCCTGTACGTCCTCCTCGCGTTGCCGGCGATCGGGGTCGGACTCCTTGCGACCGTCGTGACGCTCCGTCAGGCGGGCATGATCTTCGCGATGGTCGTGGCAGTGCTGGCCGCGATCATCGGCGG